One window from the genome of Elaeis guineensis isolate ETL-2024a chromosome 5, EG11, whole genome shotgun sequence encodes:
- the LOC105045819 gene encoding protein THYLAKOID ASSEMBLY 8, chloroplastic, with product MAACSLKPSTSIALRPLRLPRPFSKSSKPTLFSISCGPRDHRWPLLRGRTLSTEAILAVQALKRALDDDSKVEQVVSTAFVRLLKPDLVAALAELRRQGQWRLAGKVFVAARKEFSSNPDYSLYAAMVAAMARNGMREEIGLLVSDLLAEREKGDGFSADDIRGLARVVQALIGVGSGKAVKYMYREMKRRNCVPNEFLFKDLMRGLRGLGEGEAADDVERDFEVWSNGGSRSELLRV from the coding sequence ATGGCCGCCTGCTCTCTAAAACCATCCACATCCATCGCTCTCCGTCCTCTTCGTCTTCCCCGCCCCTTCTCCAAGAGCTCCAAGCCCACCCTTTTTTCGATCTCCTGCGGCCCCCGCGACCACCGTTGGCCGCTGCTTCGCGGCCGGACCCTCAGCACCGAGGCCATCCTTGCCGTTCAGGCCCTCAAGCGCGCCCTCGACGACGACTCCAAGGTCGAACAGGTCGTCTCCACGGCCTTCGTCCGCCTCCTCAAGCCCGACCTTGTCGCCGCCCTCGCCGAGCTCCGGCGGCAGGGCCAGTGGCGCCTCGCCGGCAAGGTGTTTGTCGCCGCGCGCAAGGAGTTCTCCTCTAATCCCGACTACTCCCTTTACGCCGCGATGGTCGCCGCGATGGCGAGAAATGGGATGCGGGAAGAGATCGGTCTCTTGGTGTCGGACCTGCTTGCGGAGCGGGAGAAGGGAGATGGGTTCTCGGCGGATGATATAAGAGGGTTGGCGCGGGTTGTCCAGGCTTTGATTGGGGTGGGGAGTGGGAAGGCCGTGAAGTATATGTACAGAGAGATGAAGAGAAGGAATTGTGTTCCCAACGAGTTCTTGTTTAAGGATTTGATGAGAGGACTCAGGGGACTGGGTGAGGGAGAGGCcgccgatgatgtggagagggaTTTCGAGGTTTGGTCAAATGGTGGGTCAAGAAGTGAGCTGCTACGTGTTTGA
- the LOC105046168 gene encoding probable serine/threonine-protein kinase PBL26, producing the protein MSCFPCFQFGNKKKQHGSRKETASAASGSVNGRGLTNKPGVPTQQALNEENQKDNGNGNIAARQFTFRELATATKNFRPDSLLGEGGFGRVYKGCLDGGEIVAVKQLDRNGLQGNKEFSVEVLMLSLLHHQNLVKLIGYCADGDQRLLVYEYMPLGSLEDHLFDLPPNQKPLSWYTRMKIAFGAAQGLEYLHDKANPPVIYRDLKPSNILLDEDFNPKLSDFGLAKLGPVGDKVHFSSRVMGTYGYCAPEYARTGHLTQKSDIYSFGVVLLELITGRRVIDTAKPTHDQNLVAWAMPMFKDQRRFPELVDPLLQNEYPPKTLNQAVAVAAMCLQEEASVRPLMADVVMALSFLTTSPVAPEMSPPPVLRSPTIEEGSEYESSSADEESSVDRERAVAEAMEWGSSNSRHHQGSKHGSESS; encoded by the exons ATGAGCTGCTTCCCCTGTTTTCAATTTGGCAATAAGAAGAAGCAGCATGGCTCAAGGAAGGAGACAGCTTCAGCTGCATCAGGTTCTGTTAACGGCAGAGGCTTGACAAATAAGCCTG GAGTTCCCACACAGCAGGCCCTGAATGAAGAAAACCAGAAAGATAATGGCAATGGAAATATTGCAGCACGACAATTTACATTTCGTGAGCTTGCTACAGCTACCAAGAATTTCAGACCTGATAGTCTTTTGGGTGAAGGAGGGTTTGGTAGAGTTTATAAGGGTTGCCTTGATGGTGGCGAG ATTGTGGCTGTTAAACAATTAGACAGGAATGGCTTGCAAGGCAACAAAGAATTTAGTGTCGAAGTTTTAATGCTCAGTCTCCTCCATCACCAAAATCTGGTTAAACTTATTGGATATTGCGCAGATGGTGATCAAAGACTTTTGGTTTATGAGTATATGCCTTTGGGTTCTTTAGAAGACCATCTATTTG ATTTACCACCCAATCAGAAACCATTAAGCTGGTATACTAGAATGAAAATAGCTTTTGGTGCTGCTCAAGGCCTAGAGTACTTGCATGATAAAGCCAACCCACCTGTAATCTACCGCGATCTCAAACCATCTAATATTCTACTAGATGAAGATTTTAATCCAAAGCTCTCGGACTTCGGGCTCGCAAAGCTCGGTCCCGTCGGGGACAAGGTACATTTCTCCTCGAGGGTGATGGGCACATACGGCTACTGCGCACCTGAGTACGCAAGAACCGGCCATCTCACTCAGAAGTCAGATATATACAGTTTTGGAGTTGTTCTGCTTGAGCTAATCACAGGGAGAAGAGTCATTGACACAGCCAAACCAACACATGATCAGAACCTTGTCGCTTGG GCAATGCCCATGTTCAAAGATCAGAGGAGGTTTCCAGAGCTGGTTGACCCACTTCTTCAAAACGAATACCCACCAAAAACTCTGAACCAAGCAGTTGCAGTCGCCGCAATGTGTCTTCAGGAAGAGGCTTCAGTTCGTCCGTTAATGGCCGATGTGGTCATGGCCTTGAGCTTCCTTACGACCTCCCCGGTCGCTCCTGAGATGAGCCCCCCTCCGGTTCTCCGGTCCCCAACAATAGAAGAGGGGTCAGAATATGAGTCGTCATCAGCGGATGAGGAGAGTTCTGTCGATCGCGAGCGTGCAGTTGCCGAGGCTATGGAATGGGGCTCTTCCAATTCAAGGCATCATCAGGGATCCAAACATGGAAGCGAGTCGTCGTAA